In Scleropages formosus chromosome 20, fSclFor1.1, whole genome shotgun sequence, a single window of DNA contains:
- the LOC108939968 gene encoding EVI5-like protein isoform X5, which produces MGAEIHRRRRRTRRMVKSKGPRTRDDKEQAISTRRTVISLRFHTSTRFIPRLSCQQEVGAALPERVQYLIVQNKGLQGQLSEVKRKQAESDCKSKQEVIAVRLREAGSMAAMAELQQKIAELEIRKEEGQIQGQLNHSDASQYITQLQERISELKNEVRSLQIISEAHDRLQPPVEEDWEEEVKQSLPRTEDCENQSKDSSPYDLC; this is translated from the exons ATGGGAGCAGAGATCCATAGACGAAGACGGAGGACGCGGCGAATGGTCAAAAGCAAGGGGCCGAGGACCAGGGATGACAAAGAGCAGGCCATAAGCACAAGGAGGACAGTTATCTCTCTGAGATTCCACACTAG TACCAGATTTATACCAAGGTTGAGCtgccagcaggaggtgggtgcTGCCCTGCCAGAGAGGGTGCAGTACCTCATTGTGCAGAACAAAGGCCTGCAGGGGCAGCTCAGCGAGGTGAAGAGGAAACAGGCTGAGtcagattgcaag AGTAAGCAGGAGGTGATAGCCGTACGATTACGGGAAGCAGGCAGCATGGCAGCTATGGCTGAGCTGCAGCAGAAGATAGCTGAGCTTGAGATCCGG AAGGAGGAAGGGCAGATCCAGGGTCAGCTGAACCACTCAGATGCCAGCCAGTACATCACCCAGCTGCAGGAGCGAATCTCTGAGCTCAAGAACGAGGTCAGGTCCTTG CAAATTATTTCTGAAGCACATGACAGATTGCAACCTCCGGTGGAGGAGGACTGGGAAGAGGAGGTCAAGCAGTCATTGCCACGCACTGAGGACTGTGAGAATCAGTCCAAGGACTCATCTCCTTATG atctgTGTTGA
- the LOC108939968 gene encoding uncharacterized protein LOC108939968 isoform X1: MGAEIHRRRRRTRRMVKSKGPRTRDDKEQAISTRRTVISLRFHTSTRFIPRLSCQQEVGAALPERVQYLIVQNKGLQGQLSEVKRKQAESDCKSKQEVIAVRLREAGSMAAMAELQQKIAELEIRKEEGQIQGQLNHSDASQYITQLQERISELKNEVRSLQIISEAHDRLQPPVEEDWEEEVKQSLPRTEDCENQSKDSSPYEPEDVVKPDDLKECPDHMQYQNLTHMEYIPALHHVSPVKWVSCVNRVVSGQFLDAEE, translated from the exons ATGGGAGCAGAGATCCATAGACGAAGACGGAGGACGCGGCGAATGGTCAAAAGCAAGGGGCCGAGGACCAGGGATGACAAAGAGCAGGCCATAAGCACAAGGAGGACAGTTATCTCTCTGAGATTCCACACTAG TACCAGATTTATACCAAGGTTGAGCtgccagcaggaggtgggtgcTGCCCTGCCAGAGAGGGTGCAGTACCTCATTGTGCAGAACAAAGGCCTGCAGGGGCAGCTCAGCGAGGTGAAGAGGAAACAGGCTGAGtcagattgcaag AGTAAGCAGGAGGTGATAGCCGTACGATTACGGGAAGCAGGCAGCATGGCAGCTATGGCTGAGCTGCAGCAGAAGATAGCTGAGCTTGAGATCCGG AAGGAGGAAGGGCAGATCCAGGGTCAGCTGAACCACTCAGATGCCAGCCAGTACATCACCCAGCTGCAGGAGCGAATCTCTGAGCTCAAGAACGAGGTCAGGTCCTTG CAAATTATTTCTGAAGCACATGACAGATTGCAACCTCCGGTGGAGGAGGACTGGGAAGAGGAGGTCAAGCAGTCATTGCCACGCACTGAGGACTGTGAGAATCAGTCCAAGGACTCATCTCCTTATG AGCCTGAGGATGTGGTCAAGCCGGACGATCTGAAGGAATGCCCGGATCATATGCAGTACCAGAACCTGACCCATATGGAGTACATCCCTGCACTGCATCATGTGTCCCCAGTGAAGTGGGTCAGTTGTGTAAACCGTGTGGTCAGTGGCCAGTTTCTAGATGCTGAGGAATAA
- the LOC108939968 gene encoding uncharacterized protein LOC108939968 isoform X4: MGAEIHRRRRRTRRMVKSKGPRTRDDKEQAISTRRTVISLRFHTSTRFIPRLSCQQEVGAALPERVQYLIVQNKGLQGQLSEVKRKQAESDCKKEEGQIQGQLNHSDASQYITQLQERISELKNEVRSLQIISEAHDRLQPPVEEDWEEEVKQSLPRTEDCENQSKDSSPYEPEDVVKPDDLKECPDHMQYQNLTHMEYIPALHHVSPVKWVSCVNRVVSGQFLDAEE; this comes from the exons ATGGGAGCAGAGATCCATAGACGAAGACGGAGGACGCGGCGAATGGTCAAAAGCAAGGGGCCGAGGACCAGGGATGACAAAGAGCAGGCCATAAGCACAAGGAGGACAGTTATCTCTCTGAGATTCCACACTAG TACCAGATTTATACCAAGGTTGAGCtgccagcaggaggtgggtgcTGCCCTGCCAGAGAGGGTGCAGTACCTCATTGTGCAGAACAAAGGCCTGCAGGGGCAGCTCAGCGAGGTGAAGAGGAAACAGGCTGAGtcagattgcaag AAGGAGGAAGGGCAGATCCAGGGTCAGCTGAACCACTCAGATGCCAGCCAGTACATCACCCAGCTGCAGGAGCGAATCTCTGAGCTCAAGAACGAGGTCAGGTCCTTG CAAATTATTTCTGAAGCACATGACAGATTGCAACCTCCGGTGGAGGAGGACTGGGAAGAGGAGGTCAAGCAGTCATTGCCACGCACTGAGGACTGTGAGAATCAGTCCAAGGACTCATCTCCTTATG AGCCTGAGGATGTGGTCAAGCCGGACGATCTGAAGGAATGCCCGGATCATATGCAGTACCAGAACCTGACCCATATGGAGTACATCCCTGCACTGCATCATGTGTCCCCAGTGAAGTGGGTCAGTTGTGTAAACCGTGTGGTCAGTGGCCAGTTTCTAGATGCTGAGGAATAA
- the LOC108939968 gene encoding EVI5-like protein isoform X2: protein MGAEIHRRRRRTRRMVKSKGPRTRDDKEQAISTRRTVISLRFHTSTRFIPRLSCQQEVGAALPERVQYLIVQNKGLQGQLSEVKRKQAESDCKSKQEVIAVRLREAGSMAAMAELQQKIAELEIRKEEGQIQGQLNHSDASQYITQLQERISELKNEQIISEAHDRLQPPVEEDWEEEVKQSLPRTEDCENQSKDSSPYEPEDVVKPDDLKECPDHMQYQNLTHMEYIPALHHVSPVKWVSCVNRVVSGQFLDAEE, encoded by the exons ATGGGAGCAGAGATCCATAGACGAAGACGGAGGACGCGGCGAATGGTCAAAAGCAAGGGGCCGAGGACCAGGGATGACAAAGAGCAGGCCATAAGCACAAGGAGGACAGTTATCTCTCTGAGATTCCACACTAG TACCAGATTTATACCAAGGTTGAGCtgccagcaggaggtgggtgcTGCCCTGCCAGAGAGGGTGCAGTACCTCATTGTGCAGAACAAAGGCCTGCAGGGGCAGCTCAGCGAGGTGAAGAGGAAACAGGCTGAGtcagattgcaag AGTAAGCAGGAGGTGATAGCCGTACGATTACGGGAAGCAGGCAGCATGGCAGCTATGGCTGAGCTGCAGCAGAAGATAGCTGAGCTTGAGATCCGG AAGGAGGAAGGGCAGATCCAGGGTCAGCTGAACCACTCAGATGCCAGCCAGTACATCACCCAGCTGCAGGAGCGAATCTCTGAGCTCAAGAACGAG CAAATTATTTCTGAAGCACATGACAGATTGCAACCTCCGGTGGAGGAGGACTGGGAAGAGGAGGTCAAGCAGTCATTGCCACGCACTGAGGACTGTGAGAATCAGTCCAAGGACTCATCTCCTTATG AGCCTGAGGATGTGGTCAAGCCGGACGATCTGAAGGAATGCCCGGATCATATGCAGTACCAGAACCTGACCCATATGGAGTACATCCCTGCACTGCATCATGTGTCCCCAGTGAAGTGGGTCAGTTGTGTAAACCGTGTGGTCAGTGGCCAGTTTCTAGATGCTGAGGAATAA
- the LOC108939968 gene encoding EVI5-like protein isoform X3 — translation MGAEIHRRRRRTRRMVKSKGPRTRDDKEQAISTRRTVISLRFHTSTRFIPRLSCQQEVGAALPERVQYLIVQNKGLQGQLSEVKRKQAESDCKSKQEVIAVRLREAGSMAAMAELQQKIAELEIRKEEGQIQGQLNHSDASQYITQLQERISELKNEVRSLQIISEAHDRLQPPVEEDWEEEVKQSLPRTEDCENQSKDSSPYEPEDVVKPDDLKECPDHMQYQNLTHMEYIPALHHVSPVKWAH, via the exons ATGGGAGCAGAGATCCATAGACGAAGACGGAGGACGCGGCGAATGGTCAAAAGCAAGGGGCCGAGGACCAGGGATGACAAAGAGCAGGCCATAAGCACAAGGAGGACAGTTATCTCTCTGAGATTCCACACTAG TACCAGATTTATACCAAGGTTGAGCtgccagcaggaggtgggtgcTGCCCTGCCAGAGAGGGTGCAGTACCTCATTGTGCAGAACAAAGGCCTGCAGGGGCAGCTCAGCGAGGTGAAGAGGAAACAGGCTGAGtcagattgcaag AGTAAGCAGGAGGTGATAGCCGTACGATTACGGGAAGCAGGCAGCATGGCAGCTATGGCTGAGCTGCAGCAGAAGATAGCTGAGCTTGAGATCCGG AAGGAGGAAGGGCAGATCCAGGGTCAGCTGAACCACTCAGATGCCAGCCAGTACATCACCCAGCTGCAGGAGCGAATCTCTGAGCTCAAGAACGAGGTCAGGTCCTTG CAAATTATTTCTGAAGCACATGACAGATTGCAACCTCCGGTGGAGGAGGACTGGGAAGAGGAGGTCAAGCAGTCATTGCCACGCACTGAGGACTGTGAGAATCAGTCCAAGGACTCATCTCCTTATG AGCCTGAGGATGTGGTCAAGCCGGACGATCTGAAGGAATGCCCGGATCATATGCAGTACCAGAACCTGACCCATATGGAGTACATCCCTGCACTGCATCATGTGTCCCCAGTGAAGTGG